The following nucleotide sequence is from Paenibacillus andongensis.
TATAAACCCGATATTAACCATTTATAAACCAAATATAAACAAGGTGACCATGGCTATCCACATTGTGGATAGCTTTTTCATTGCTGTTAGAATGCCGAGCTGCTCCATTCAACAGTTAAGAGATATTCCTTGGAAAGATGATCGAATCGCAACAACTGAAGGTCCCATGTTCCGTAAGATTGCCCCATCGCTCGAGGCTTAAAACAATAAGATTGAACTGCTAAAAAATACAACTCCTCCTTTGGGATAGTAGGTAAGAAGCAAAAAAGCAGACGGCCGCGGCTGTCTGCTTAATTTCACAATCGTACCCGTTAGGTTTATGACTTAAGACGAGAGCTATACAATCTAAAAACACAGTACCCCAGTAGGCCTCCAGAAGTATTCAGGATCAGATCATCAACATCAAAATTTCCAATGGAAAAAAAGACCTGCAAGCATTCCAAGAGTAAGCTCATTCCCAGTGATTGGATAAATACTCCAATAAGCGAAATCGTTTTGCTTTTAGACAATAATAAGAGGAAAATTCCAAAGGGCATGAATGCCACGATATTTCCGACCAAATTGATTACTTCATGACTTGACGGACTTAGAACGGTATCGAAAATTGTTTTAAGCGGAATAAAATTACCATACTGCATTCGGTGCATACTATACTCAGGCTTTTCCAGATTTTTCTGCAGTCGAGACCAAAGAAAGTCTATATCAATCGAGCCGTACTTAAATAAAATGACCCTAAATAAGGTAAGCATGTACAAGGCAAACAGTCCTGGCATTACAAGTCGATTCAATAGTTTCGTTAGATTCATTGTTCTAGTCCCTCGCTCCTCCTTACTTCTTCAAATAAGGATAAGAAAAACTCTTTAATAATAAAGTGGGGTATTTATAAAATTTTTCTTAAATTTCATTCTTCTGAATCAAGATTGTACGAACGATCCGATCTCTTTCGTAAAAATGAGCTGTTTCAAACCGCCTACAAAGGCGCTTTTTTCGTTTTATCGCGCAGAAACATAGTCGTTTTTCCGAAAGTTGGTATTATTCTGAGAAAACCGTAAAAGAGTTAAAAGTTGATAATTTCAGTTGATTTACTCCTGTTTGGGCGGCGCTTTAAAATGATTGTATCAAGGAGGCAAAAATAATTGAAAGCGGATTCATAATTGAATCTTGATGACAGAATTGCAATTTAGATCATTACGAACAACCTAATGAGTATCGAATTGAAACTTGGCGGTGGGGCTTTCTAACGTTATTCCCCATGAACCCCTTATACCGCTAGCGTCAAGCAAAAGTCGAATCTGGTGCCTTTCCATGATTATAAGCTATTGTGACGCCAATGAAGAATACAACACGAATATGCCTATAGATATTTTGAATTTGATTAGGAGGTGATCTGTTAAACAGTTATCTTTGACGATTCAAAATAGCAGGAGGCGAATGAAATGATCCACCTTACATGGCAACGCAAAATTTCAGCTTCGATTGTACTCGTAATGGTTTTAAGTCTGACTCTGAATTTATTTTCATTGCAGACTGCAAGCGCCGCAAGCGCCAACTCCGCCATCGGCGCCGAGCTGCTCTTGAATCCAGGGTTTGAGCAGGTATCCGGCGACATGCCGGTAAGCTGGACGAATTTTGCAGGCAACAACGCAACCAACGTTACCGCCCAGTCGGTCACCAATCAGGTGGCGGAAGGAGCGCGCAGCGTCAAACTCACGGATACATCGAGCACTTATTCGGCGGGAATACAAAGCTCAATGATTCCTTATTCCCCCGGG
It contains:
- a CDS encoding VanZ family protein — protein: MNLTKLLNRLVMPGLFALYMLTLFRVILFKYGSIDIDFLWSRLQKNLEKPEYSMHRMQYGNFIPLKTIFDTVLSPSSHEVINLVGNIVAFMPFGIFLLLLSKSKTISLIGVFIQSLGMSLLLECLQVFFSIGNFDVDDLILNTSGGLLGYCVFRLYSSRLKS